Proteins encoded in a region of the Zea mays cultivar B73 chromosome 4, Zm-B73-REFERENCE-NAM-5.0, whole genome shotgun sequence genome:
- the LOC100281424 gene encoding Exocyst complex component EXO70A1, with product MTVAALQAMDALSRRATMLRDSLRRSQGNTDGMVTILGSFDHRLSALEAAMRPTQVRTHAIRTAHENIDRTIKAADGILSQFDLARRAEATILRGPHEDLESYLEAVDVLKGISRFFSSNKNFKSSEGVLNHVNNLLAKSTLKIEEEFKQLMSTYSKPIEPDRLFDCLPKSLRPTKGDHETDGGSHHPSKGLEAAVYRTPTLIPPRILPLMNDIAQQLVQAGNQQTCYKIYRDYRASALEVSLRKLGVEKLTKDDVQKMQWEALEAKIGNWIHFMRIAVKLLLAGERKICDQIFDGVNFNKGHCFAELTANSIITLFSFGDAVAKSKRSPEKLFVLLDMYEVMRELQPEIDEIFEGKPCTEMREAASSLTKRLAQTAQETFADFEEAVEKDASKTIVQDGTVHPLTSYVINYVKFLFDYQSTLKLLFQEFDSGTEAESQLAAVTTRIMQALQNNLDGKSKQYKDPALTHLFLMNNIHYMVRSVRRSEAKDILGDDWIQRHRRIVQQNANQYKRVAWAKILQTLSVQGAGSGGDLTSSSVSRATIKERFKSFNTQFEELHAKQSQWIVPDQELRESLRLAVAEVLLPAYRSFIKRFGNLVDNNKNPQKYVRYSPEAVDQLLGQFFEGQQWAEQKR from the exons ATGACGGTGGCGGCGCTGCAGGCGATGGACGCGCTGTCGCGGCGGGCGACCATGCTGCGGGACTCTCTGCGGCGAAGCCAGGGGAACACGGACGGCATGGTCACCATCCTCGGCTCCTTCGACCACCGCCTCTCCGCGCTCGAGGCCGCAATGCGCCCCACCCAG GTGAGGACGCACGCGATCCGGACGGCGCATGAGAATATCGACCGGACCATCAAGGCCGCCGACGGCATCCTCTCCCAGTTCGATCTCGCTCGCCGG GCTGAGGCAACAATATTGAGGGGTCCCCATGAGGATTTGGAGAGCTACCTGGAGGCAGTGGATGTGCTGAAAGGCATTTCTCGCTTCTTTTCCTCAAACAAGAACTTCAAGAGTAGTGAAGGAGTTCTGAATCATGTCAACAATCTGTTAGCTAAATCTACTCTGAAGATTGAAGAGGAATTTAAGCAGCTGATGAGTACATACAG CAAACCTATCGAGCCAGATCGCCTGTTTGACTGTCTACCCAAGTCTCTTCGTCCAACAAAAGGTGACCACGAGACCGATGGAGGCAGCCATCATCCATCCAAAGGCTTGGAGGCTGCCGTATACAGGACCCCAACATTAATTCCTCCCAGAATATTGCCTCTCATGAATGACATAGCTCAGCAGTTGGTTCAGGCTGGAAATCAGCAAACTTGCTATAAAATCTACAG AGATTATCGTGCTTCAGCACTAGAGGTGAGCCTTCGGAAGTTAGGAGTGGAAAAACTTACTAAAGATGATGTACAAAAAATGCAATGGGAGGCTTTGGAGGCTAAAATTGGAAACTGGATACATTTTATGCGAATCGCG GTCAAATTATTACTAGCAGGAGAAAGAAAAATCTGTGATCAGATTTTTGATGGTGTGAATTTTAACAAAGGCCATTGTTTTGCTGAACTCACAGCAAATAGTATTATAACTCTTTTCAGCTTTGGAGATGCTGTTGCTAAAAGCAAAAGGTCTCCTGAAAAGCTGTTTGTGTTGCTTGACATGTATGAAGTAATGCGTGAACTTCAACCAGAG ATCGATGAAATATTTGAAGGCAAACCTTGCACTGAGATGCGGGAAGCTGCATCAAGCTTAACAAAGCGCTTGGCGCAGACTGCCCAGGAAACATTTGCAGATTTTGAGGAGGCAGTTGAAAAAGATGCTTCAAAAACTATTGTTCAGGATGGAACAGTCCATCCTTTGACTAGCTATGTGATCAATTATGTCAAATTCCTATTCGA TTACCAGTCAACATTGAAGCTACTGTTTCAGGAATTTGATAGTGGCACTGAGGCAGAATCTCAGCTTGCTGCAGTTACCACAAGGATAATGCAGGCCCTACAGAATAACCTAGATGGGAAATCTAAACAATATAAGGATCCTGCATTGACACACTTGTTTCTTATGAACAACATCCACTATATGGTTAGATCTGTTCGCAG ATCAGAAGCAAAAGATATACTTGGTGATGACTGGATTCAGAGGCATCGCAGGATTGTGCAGCAAAATGCCAATCAATATAAACGTGTTGCTTGGGCAAAG ATTCTTCAGACACTTTCTGTTCAAGGTGCGGGCAGCGGGGGTGACCTTACCAGCAGTAGTGTTTCAAGAGCCACAATCAAAGAACG GTTTAAGTCTTTCAATACACAATTCGAAGAGCTTCACGCGAAGCAATCACAATGGATCGTACCTGATCAAGAACTACGAGAATCCTTGAGGCTCGCTGTAGCCGAAGTCCTGTTGCCAGCCTACCGATCTTTTATCAAACGCTTTGG CAATCTTGTGGACAACAACAAGAACCCGCAGAAGTACGTGCGGTACAGCCCAGAAGCAGTGGACCAACTTCTAGGCCAGTTCTTCGAAGGGCAGCAATGGGCGGAGCAAAAGCGCTGA